From one Rosa rugosa chromosome 4, drRosRugo1.1, whole genome shotgun sequence genomic stretch:
- the LOC133744074 gene encoding probable xyloglucan endotransglucosylase/hydrolase protein 30, producing the protein MDGLRYFHDKLPLVSFLVLLPLTTTLSILANAAPFNLTTIPFDEGYNHLFGDGNLVRSPDGKGVRLLLDQYTGSGFISSSLYDHGFFSAKIKLPSDYTAGICVAFYTSNADVFEKSHDELDIEFLGNRERKPWRFQTNLYGNGSTSRGREERYRLWFDPTKDFHRYSILWTPNNIIFYVDEVPIREVVRKEAMGGDYPSKPMSLYATIWDASNWATDGGKAKVNYKFAPFVAEFKDLVLEGCPADPIEQFPFAEFCAEKLAYLTSQDYSTISHARRAAMRRFRQRYMYYSYCYDSLRYPIPMPECEIIPAEKARFKDTGRLKFGGSHKKQPKRRSRNQGAASDNQVDM; encoded by the exons ATGGACGGGCTGCGTTATTTTCACGACAAGTTACCGCTGGTTTCTTTCcttgttcttcttcctctcactACTACTCTTTCGATATTAGCCAACGCAGCGCCTTTCAATCTCACCACCATCCCCTTCGACGAGGGCTACAACCATCTCTTCGGCGACGGCAACCTCGTCCGATCCCCGGATGGAAAAGGCGTCCGCCTCCTCCTTGACCAATACACAG GGTCTGGCTTCATTTCCTCCTCTCTTTACGACCATGGCTTCTTCAGCGCCAAGATTAAGCTGCCGTCGGATTACACCGCCGGTATTTGCGTTGCTTTCTAT ACATCAAACGCTGACGTGTTTGAGAAGAGCCACGATGAGTTGGACATAGAATTCTTGGGTAACAGAGAACGAAAGCCATGGAGGTTCCAGACCAACTTGTACGGCAACGGCAGCACCAGTCGCGGCCGTGAGGAGCGGTACCGCCTCTGGTTCGACCCAACAAAAGACTTCCACCGTTACAGCATCCTCTGGACCCCTAATAACATCAT ATTTTACGTGGATGAAGTACCAATAAGAGAGGTAGTGCGCAAGGAAGCAATGGGTGGTGACTACCCATCAAAGCCAATGTCCTTGTATGCAACCATATGGGATGCCAGCAACTGGGCCACCGATGGCGGCAAGGCCAAAGTGAACTACAAATTTGCCCCCTTCGTCGCCGAATTCAAAGACCTAGTACTCGAAGGCTGCCCTGCCGACCCTATCGAGCAATTCCCATTCGCAGAGTTCTGCGCCGAGAAACTTGCCTACCTCACCTCTCAGGACTACTCTACCATTTCGCATGCGCGGCGGGCGGCCATGCGCCGGTTCCGTCAACGTTACATGTACTACTCATATTGTTATGATTCGTTGAGGTACCCCATACCAATGCCTGAGTGCGAGATCATTCCTGCAGAGAAGGCGCGGTTCAAGGATACCGGTAGGTTGAAGTTTGGAGGCAGTCACAAAAAGCAGCCTAAGAGGCGGAGCCGGAACCAGGGTGCGGCTTCCGACAACCAGGTAGATATGTGA